The DNA segment CCACGTCGTGCGGGGTGACACCAATGCCGATGTGCTGGAAGCCATGGAGCATGAACCCAGGGCCCTGCTGGAGCGGTTGCGGGTGGCGGCGGAAGCGGCCATCAACAACGGCCAGCTCCGCATCGACGAATCACGCCGGCTGCTGGATCACCTCGAAAGCAGCCTGCGCCAAACCACTTACTTACAAGACTGAGAACAACTTCTGAGCCTTGCCAACGGCAAAGCCGAATGGCGAAAAGGCCCTTAGGTTCAGGAAAACATCGCTTGACATATGAATCGCAAGGCACTGATCGAAATTCTTCAACAGGAAGGAAACCTGAAGCATTCCTTCAGCCACGATGAGATCGAAAGCCTCGCTGGGCATCTATCCATCGAGACGGTCCAAGCAGAAACCGTCTTGATGAAAAAAGGGGAGCCCTCCTGCAGCATGGTATTCATCCTGGATGGACTTGTTCAAATCGTTGATGGCGAACGACAACTCGCCATTGAAAAACCAGGCTCAATCATTGGAGAGAGCCTTTTTTCAGACGAGGCCACACGAATTGCAGATGTTCGAACCATCGAACCGACAACTGTTGGGCGATTTTCAGTTCACAACTTTGAAGACTTCCTCAGCGAGAACCAACCACTTGCCCTGAAATACAGAGAGTACTTCCGGGCCATCAGACGCGCTCGAGAAGAGCAATTCGCCACAGAAAATTATATCGACAAACGCAAATATCTGGCATTAATTGCTCACAACAACATGAAAGAAAGCCTGATGGAGTTTTGCGCAATCCACAGCACCAAACTTGAAAATTTCCACTCATCGCCACGGGCACAACCGGAAGCATGCTTTACAAAAAGACAGGTCTTGTCTTAAGCAAAAAGGTGGCTTCGGGGCCTCTCGGTGGCGACCAAGCCGTTGGAACACTCATTTCAACGCAAAACATTTGCGGGGTGATTTTCTTCAGAGACCCGCTCTCCGCACACCCCCACCATGCCGACATTGAAGCCTTGGGGCGCCTCTGCGACGTTTATCAGATTCCGTTTGCCACCAACCCGCAAAGCGGCGAAGCCATTCTCGACTATCTCCTCTCAGGAAAGTCTGAGCAGGAATTAATCCCCAACCATGTTCTTCAGACCTATGTTCAGGGTCAGAAAAAAGTGGTTGAAGCAGGGTAAATCGACCCTCAGTTCAATCAGCTTTCATAAGCCCGAAGCGCAATCAGGCCATAGACGGGGATGGGGTCCGGCCAACCTTTCACGGCATGGTTCCCAGATCCTCCACCAGAACATCCTCGGATCGACAAGCTCAACTGGCCAAGCTCACCATCAAATCAGTCGCACCGAACAGCCAAGACATGGTGGGCCGGATGAAAAAACTGTTCCAAACCCTGCTCTCCTAACAGCGAAGCCTGTGGTCAGACGGCAGCGAGAGCTGCCGCCAGCTCAGCTTGAGCTGCATCAAGAGCACCAGGCAGGGCAGCACCATCACGACCGCCGGCCTGGGCCAGGTTCGGGCGTCCACCACCGCCACCACCGCACTGTTTGGCGATGCCGCCGATGAACTTGCCGGCCTGCAGCTTGGCGGCGATCACCTGCTTGCCGAAGGCGGCCACCAGGATCACCTTGCCCATGTCGCCGGGATCCGGCAGACCGCCGATCACCACGGCCGCACCATCCCCCAGCTGATCCGCCAGGCTCTGAGCTGCGACCTGCAAACCGGCGCCATCCACGCCGTCGAGGCGTTCCACCAGCAGTTGGAAGTCGCCCACGGCCTCAGCCTTGGCTGCCAGAGCACCGGCCTTAACCACCGCGAGTTCCGCCTGAGCCGCGGCCAGCGCCTTGCCGCTTGCCTTGAGCTCCTCCTGAAGGGCCGCCACACGGTCAACAAGCTCGGCCGGCTGGGCCTTGAAGCGATCCCCCAGCTGCTTCACCACCGCATCGCGCTCGTTCAGATAGGCGAGCACGGCAGGACCAGCGACGGCTTCAATCCGACGGATGCCGGCCGCCACACCACTTTCCGCCACGATCTTGAACAGGCCAATCTCAGCGGTGTTGGCCACGTGGGTGCCACCGCAGAGCTCCATCGACACACCGGGCACGTCGACCACCCGCACCACATCGGCGTATTTCTCACCGAACATCGCCACGGCACCGGCCGCCTTGGCCTGGTCGATCGCCATCTCCTGCACCTGCAGCGCATGGGCTTCGTTGATCCAACCGTTAATCAGGGTTTCAACCTGCTGCAACTGATCCGCCGTCACCGCCGTGGGGCAATGGAAGTCGAAGCGCAGGCGATCGAAATCCACCAGTGATCCGGCCTGGCCGATGCCTGGATCCACCACCTGCTTGAGCGCTGCCTGCAGCAGGTGGGTGGCCGTGTGATTGGCCTGGGCCCGACGCCGGCAAGCGCGGTCCACCTGAGCTTTCACGGTGTCGCCCAGGGAGAGCTCACCCCGTTCCACCCGCCCGGCATGGACGAAGACGTCGCGGCTGCGGCTCACCGACTCAATCCGAACAATCAAATCACTGCCCGCCAGCACCCCGCGATCGCCCACCTGACCGCCGCCTTCTCCATAGAACGGCGTGGTGTCGAGCACCACCTGAACCGCATCGCCCGCCTTGGCGGTGGTGGCTGGTTCACCGTTCACCACCAATGCCTGCATGCAGGAGGCGTGATCGAGGGCTTCATAGCCCTCGAAACAGGTGGCCGCCTGATCCGCCACCACCTGGTCGATCGCATCCTGCAGGGTGAGATCGATGCTCACCGCGGCCGCCTTGGCGCGCTGACGCTGCTTCTCCATTGCCGCCTCGAAGCCATCGAGGTCGACGGCCAGGCCCTGCTCCTCGGCGATTTCCTGGGTGAGCTCAAGCGGGAAGCCATAGGTGTCATACAGCTCAAAGGCCTGGGCGCCGGTGATCTGGGTGGGCTTGGAGGCCAGCACCTCCGCCAGCAACTTCTCGCCGCGCTCGAGGGTCTCAAGGAAGCGGGCTTCCTCCCGCTGGAGCTCGGCCAGGATCACTTCCTGGCGCTCAACCACGCTGGGGTGGGCCCCCTTGAGCAGGGCAATCGCCGCCTCGCCCATGGTGACGAGGAAGGGTTTGTCGATGCCCAGCAGGCGGCCATGGCGCACCACCCGGCGCAGCAGGCGCCGCAGGATGTAGCCGCGGCCGAGGTTGCTGGCGGTGACGCCATCGCAGATCAACTGCGTCACCGCACGGCTGTGGTCGCCGATCACCTTCAACGACGTCTTGCCCTTGTCGTTGAGTTGGTGGTAATCGACCCCCGCCAGATCGGCAGCCGCTTGGATCAGCGGAAAGATCAGATCGGTTTCGTAGTTGTTGGGAACCTTCTGCAGGATCTGGGCCATCCGCTCAAGGCCCATGCCGGTGTCGATGTTGCGGTTGGCCAGCGGCGTGAGGGTGCCCTCCGCGTCGCGGTTGTACTGCATGAACACCAAGTTGTAGAACTCGATGAACCGGTCGTCGTCCTCGAGATCAATGCCCTCATCCCCAAGCTCGGGTTTGAAGTCGTAATAGATCTCCGAGCAGGGGCCACAGGGGCCGGTGGGGCCCGACGCCCAGAAGTTGTCGGCCTCATCCATGCGGATGATCCGCTTGGGGTTCACCCCAACCACATCACGCCAGATCTGCTCGGCTTCGTCGTCTTCCCGAAAGACGCTCACCACCAGGTGCTTGGGATCGATGCCATAGACGCCGGTGCTGAGCTCCCAGGCCCACTCAATCGCCTGCTGCTTGAAGTAATCCCCGAACGAGAAGTTGCCGAGCATCTCGAAGAAGGTGTGATGCCGGGCCGTGCGCCCCACGTTCTCGATGTCGTTGGTGCGGATGCACTTTTGCGAGCTGGTGGCCCGAGGCGCAGGTCGCTCTTGCTGGCCGAGAAACACCGGCTTGAACGGCAGCATTCCCGCAATGGTGAGCAGCACCGTTGGGTCTTCGGGAATCAAGGAAGCGCTGGCCATCCGCTTATGGCCGCGCTCGGCGTAGAAGTTGAGGAAGGCCTCACGGATCTCCTCCCCACTGCGCGGTGCAGACGCTGCAGAAGACGACGATGCGGCGGCAACCATGACAAGGAAGGGGGATCCTGCCGTCATGATCGCCTTTGAACCGCCGGCGCCTGTGGCCGTTCCACCCAGTGATCCCGAGATTCGCCAGCGACTGCGGCTGCAGTCGATCGGCTGGGCGCTGGCTGCTGGGATCAGTGCTGGGCTGCTGAGCCTGCCCTGGAGCCTGGAAGCTGCGGTGCGTTCCGGCGGTTGCGGTCTCTTTTACGGCCTGCTGGCCTTCCACCTGCAACGGGTGGACCCTGATGACGGGCATCTGCAGGCGGGTCTGGTGGGGGCGGTCTGCGGGTTGCGCAGCCTCGGCATGCCCCTACCCCTTGACAACTGGCAGGTCGATGGCCTGGCATCATTATTACTGGAGCTACTTAAGGCCTGGCTGCCGTTGATCGGCAGTGCTCTCCTGCTCCACGGCACCCTCCGCTTCCTGCCCGCGTCGCGGCCATGAGCCTGCTGCACGCCACCTGGCTTCCCGCCATCCGCACCTCCAGCAGTTCCGGTCAACCGGCACTGCTCGTTTGGGCTGACACCTGGCGTGTGGCCACACCGGAAGGCCCGGGCCTCACCCCCGCGCTGCACCCCTTCACCCTCAGCCATGACGACCTCAGGGCCTGGCTGAGCGAACGCGACCTCTTGCCCGGCGGCTGCATCGATGCCACGGCGTGCCTCACCCTTCCGAGCCGGACGGTGAAGCCGCGCAAAAGCCGCAGCAAAAAAGAGGAACCAACGCCGGAACCACCGGGCTGGACCGGGCTGCCAATGCAGGCCGGCGAACCGATCCCCAAGCAAACCGAATGGTGGCCCTGGCAGGTGCAGGGGCTCGCTGTGGAACCATCGGCGGCCACGGAGTGGCTGTCCCGATTGCCGCTCTCCGGCACCAATCCAGACCTGGCTGACGAACTGCGCTGGTGGAGCCATCTGCAGCGCTGGGCCTTGAGCCTGGTGGCCCGGGGCCGCTGGATTCCCCAGATGGAGCTCAGCAAAGGGGAGGGCTATCCCCATCGGGCCCGTTGGGTGCCGCTGCTCAACCGGGAAGAAGACCGGCGCCGGCTGGAGGATCTGGCGGCCAGCCTGCCGCTGGTGGCCACCTGCGCCTTGCCCTGGCGGGAACCCCTGGGGCGCCGCAGCAACCGCACCACCCGGTTGCGACCGGAGGCGATGCGAGCCGCCAACCCTGTGGCCAGCTGCCGGCCCCGCAGCGGACGCCTGCGGGTGGCGACGCTGCTGGAAGACCTGGTGGACGCGCAGCTGCGCAAGGACTTTGAACCCTCCACCGATGGGCTTGATCCCCTGCTGACCCTCTGGCAGGAAGCCCTGGGGTCGGAGACCGGGGTGATCGAGATCGGCGATGAAGAGGCCGAACGCCTGGCCACCGCCAGCCATCACTGGAGGGAGGGGATCGCCGGCGGTTTTGCTGCAGCCCGCACCTGCCTTGAACTGCACACCCCACCGGATGGGGAGGATCTCTGGGAGCTGCGCTTCGGACTGCAGGCGGAAGCTGACCCCAGTCTGAAGCTCCCGGCCACCGCAGCCTGGGCCTCCGGTGCCGAGATGCTGCAACTAGGGGAGATCCAGGTGGATCAACCGGGCGAAGTGCTGCTGGAGGGCCTCGGACGAGCTCTGACGGTGTTCCCACCGATCGAACGGGGCCTGGAGAGCGCCACGCCGGACACGATGCAGCTGACCCCGGCCGAAGCCTTCGTGCTGGTGCGCACGGCTGCCCGTCAGCTGAGGGATGCCGGGGTGGGGGTGGAGCTGCCGCCCAGCCTCTCCGGTGGCCTGGCCAGCCGACTGGGCCTGTCGATAAAGGCGGAACTTCCGGAGCGCTCCCGCGGCTTCACCTTGGGCGAATGTCTGGACTGGGAGTGGGATCTGATGATCGGCGGGGTGACGCTCACCCTGCGGGAACTGGAGCGCCTGAGCGGCAAGCGCAGCCCCCTGGTGCGTCACAAGGGGGCCTGGATCGAACTGCGGCCCAACGACCTCAAGAACGCCGAACGCTTCTGTGGCGCGAAACCGGAACTGAGCCTCGATGACGCGCTGCGGCTGACGGGAACGGAAGGGGAACTGTTGATGCGGATGCCGGTGCACCGTTTCGACGCCGGCCCACGGCTGCAATCGGTGCTGGAGCAATACCACCAGCAGAAGGCCCCCGACCCCTTGCCAGCTCCCGAGGGATTCAGCGGTCAGCTGCGGCCCTATCAGGAGCGAGGTCTCGGCTGGCTCGCCTTCCTGCACCGCTTCGACCAGGGAGCTTGCCTGGCTGACGACATGGGCCTGGGAAAAACCATTCAGTTGCTGGCGTTTCTGCAGCACCTCAAAGCGGAGCAGGAACTGAAACGCCCGGTGCTGCTGGTGGCCC comes from the Synechococcus sp. A15-62 genome and includes:
- a CDS encoding methylglyoxal synthase, whose amino-acid sequence is MLYKKTGLVLSKKVASGPLGGDQAVGTLISTQNICGVIFFRDPLSAHPHHADIEALGRLCDVYQIPFATNPQSGEAILDYLLSGKSEQELIPNHVLQTYVQGQKKVVEAG
- the alaS gene encoding alanine--tRNA ligase → MVAAASSSSAASAPRSGEEIREAFLNFYAERGHKRMASASLIPEDPTVLLTIAGMLPFKPVFLGQQERPAPRATSSQKCIRTNDIENVGRTARHHTFFEMLGNFSFGDYFKQQAIEWAWELSTGVYGIDPKHLVVSVFREDDEAEQIWRDVVGVNPKRIIRMDEADNFWASGPTGPCGPCSEIYYDFKPELGDEGIDLEDDDRFIEFYNLVFMQYNRDAEGTLTPLANRNIDTGMGLERMAQILQKVPNNYETDLIFPLIQAAADLAGVDYHQLNDKGKTSLKVIGDHSRAVTQLICDGVTASNLGRGYILRRLLRRVVRHGRLLGIDKPFLVTMGEAAIALLKGAHPSVVERQEVILAELQREEARFLETLERGEKLLAEVLASKPTQITGAQAFELYDTYGFPLELTQEIAEEQGLAVDLDGFEAAMEKQRQRAKAAAVSIDLTLQDAIDQVVADQAATCFEGYEALDHASCMQALVVNGEPATTAKAGDAVQVVLDTTPFYGEGGGQVGDRGVLAGSDLIVRIESVSRSRDVFVHAGRVERGELSLGDTVKAQVDRACRRRAQANHTATHLLQAALKQVVDPGIGQAGSLVDFDRLRFDFHCPTAVTADQLQQVETLINGWINEAHALQVQEMAIDQAKAAGAVAMFGEKYADVVRVVDVPGVSMELCGGTHVANTAEIGLFKIVAESGVAAGIRRIEAVAGPAVLAYLNERDAVVKQLGDRFKAQPAELVDRVAALQEELKASGKALAAAQAELAVVKAGALAAKAEAVGDFQLLVERLDGVDGAGLQVAAQSLADQLGDGAAVVIGGLPDPGDMGKVILVAAFGKQVIAAKLQAGKFIGGIAKQCGGGGGGRPNLAQAGGRDGAALPGALDAAQAELAAALAAV
- a CDS encoding cyclic nucleotide-binding domain-containing protein, giving the protein MNRKALIEILQQEGNLKHSFSHDEIESLAGHLSIETVQAETVLMKKGEPSCSMVFILDGLVQIVDGERQLAIEKPGSIIGESLFSDEATRIADVRTIEPTTVGRFSVHNFEDFLSENQPLALKYREYFRAIRRAREEQFATENYIDKRKYLALIAHNNMKESLMEFCAIHSTKLENFHSSPRAQPEACFTKRQVLS
- a CDS encoding DEAD/DEAH box helicase, producing MSLLHATWLPAIRTSSSSGQPALLVWADTWRVATPEGPGLTPALHPFTLSHDDLRAWLSERDLLPGGCIDATACLTLPSRTVKPRKSRSKKEEPTPEPPGWTGLPMQAGEPIPKQTEWWPWQVQGLAVEPSAATEWLSRLPLSGTNPDLADELRWWSHLQRWALSLVARGRWIPQMELSKGEGYPHRARWVPLLNREEDRRRLEDLAASLPLVATCALPWREPLGRRSNRTTRLRPEAMRAANPVASCRPRSGRLRVATLLEDLVDAQLRKDFEPSTDGLDPLLTLWQEALGSETGVIEIGDEEAERLATASHHWREGIAGGFAAARTCLELHTPPDGEDLWELRFGLQAEADPSLKLPATAAWASGAEMLQLGEIQVDQPGEVLLEGLGRALTVFPPIERGLESATPDTMQLTPAEAFVLVRTAARQLRDAGVGVELPPSLSGGLASRLGLSIKAELPERSRGFTLGECLDWEWDLMIGGVTLTLRELERLSGKRSPLVRHKGAWIELRPNDLKNAERFCGAKPELSLDDALRLTGTEGELLMRMPVHRFDAGPRLQSVLEQYHQQKAPDPLPAPEGFSGQLRPYQERGLGWLAFLHRFDQGACLADDMGLGKTIQLLAFLQHLKAEQELKRPVLLVAPTSVLTNWRREAESFTPELKVTEHYGPRRPSTPAELKKALKEVDLVLTSYGLLQRDSELLETQDWQGVVIDEAQAIKNPGAKQSQAARDLARPGRSKSNRFRIALTGTPVENRVSELWALMDFLNPKVLGEEDFFRQRYRMPIERYGDMSSLRDLKGRVGPFILRRLKTDKTIISDLPEKVELSEWVGLSKEQKSLYSKTVEDTLDAIARAPRGQRHGQVLALLTRLKQICNHPALALSEGAVDDGFLGRSAKLQRLEEILDEVIEAGDRALLFTQFAEWGHLLQAWMQQRWKSEVPFLHGGTRKSERQAMVDRFQEDPRGPQLFLLSLKAGGVGLNLTRASHVFHIDRWWNPAVENQATDRAYRIGQTNRVMVHKFITSGSVEEKIDRMIREKSRLAEDVIGSGEDWLGSLGGDQLRDLVALEDT